A DNA window from Haliovirga abyssi contains the following coding sequences:
- a CDS encoding ABC transporter permease, translating to MKKKSFSINMIVLIIWTIPFIFFLKDFFKVSELIKLFNYKLLKILYYTVLQSAISTVGAFVISLAPAYFFSKKENLLSKLLGSTIVIPFFFPVVSAIVSFSIIFSFPLLKKIGLMYSFWAIIIVHIFYNSPIYVKYLGEGLKKIPRNIIEEAEIIGAKKRDIFFKIELPILASAILKATFLVFTYCFMSFAVVLALGGIKYSTFEVAIVTSLMGEFNFSKAFIYAFIQFLFLFLFNSLLNRVGNENYELGMENKKEKKINVIILIISIFYLMFEFGVIIISVIYSFYDFFNSRFDFSAVNRVFFGDISKKFRVYSSFWNSISISFFVAFIVVIFVYLILKNKNKFISKFVVAAISISPAFLAMALLYMNILFDINFFILLFWGYLLITVPIGYSFLYQHITGFDKEIIEAAKLDGATNFKMFYYIEAPILFPVFIGTFLQLFAIIYGEFTLAYAMQVQEYVPLVSILNYSLSSRRLFKESAVISAVNIVIILSIFVISEMMISGEKKSRKEK from the coding sequence AGAAAAAATCTTTTTCAATAAATATGATTGTATTAATAATTTGGACAATACCTTTTATATTTTTTTTAAAGGATTTTTTTAAAGTATCAGAATTAATTAAATTATTTAATTATAAATTGTTAAAAATTTTATATTATACAGTATTACAGTCTGCAATTTCAACAGTAGGAGCATTTGTTATATCACTTGCTCCTGCTTATTTTTTTTCTAAAAAAGAAAATTTATTATCAAAATTATTAGGCAGTACAATAGTAATACCATTTTTTTTTCCAGTGGTATCTGCAATAGTCTCATTTTCTATAATATTTTCATTTCCGTTATTGAAAAAAATTGGACTTATGTATAGCTTTTGGGCTATAATAATTGTTCATATATTTTATAATTCTCCAATTTATGTGAAATATCTTGGGGAGGGATTAAAAAAAATACCAAGAAACATAATAGAAGAAGCTGAAATTATAGGTGCGAAAAAAAGAGATATATTTTTTAAAATAGAATTGCCAATATTAGCTTCAGCAATATTAAAAGCTACTTTTTTAGTTTTTACATATTGTTTTATGAGTTTTGCAGTTGTTTTAGCATTAGGTGGAATCAAATATAGTACTTTTGAAGTTGCAATAGTAACTTCTCTTATGGGAGAATTCAATTTTTCAAAGGCATTTATATATGCTTTTATTCAGTTTTTATTTCTTTTTTTGTTTAACAGTTTATTAAATAGAGTTGGAAATGAGAATTATGAATTAGGAATGGAAAATAAAAAAGAGAAAAAAATAAATGTCATTATATTAATTATATCTATATTTTATTTAATGTTTGAATTTGGAGTAATAATAATCTCTGTTATATATTCGTTTTATGATTTTTTTAATAGCAGATTTGATTTTTCTGCTGTTAATAGAGTTTTTTTTGGAGATATATCAAAAAAATTTAGAGTATACAGTTCGTTTTGGAATTCTATTTCTATATCTTTTTTTGTGGCATTTATAGTGGTTATATTTGTATATTTGATATTAAAAAACAAAAATAAATTTATTTCTAAATTTGTTGTTGCAGCAATAAGCATATCACCAGCTTTTTTAGCTATGGCTTTGTTATACATGAATATATTATTTGATATTAATTTCTTTATTCTATTATTTTGGGGATATTTATTAATTACAGTTCCAATAGGATACTCTTTTTTGTATCAACATATAACAGGATTTGACAAAGAGATTATAGAGGCAGCAAAATTAGACGGTGCAACAAATTTTAAGATGTTTTATTATATTGAGGCGCCTATATTATTTCCAGTATTTATAGGAACTTTTTTGCAGCTATTTGCTATTATATACGGTGAATTTACATTAGCATATGCAATGCAGGTTCAAGAATATGTGCCACTTGTATCAATATTAAATTATAGTTTATCTTCACGTAGATTATTTAAAGAAAGTGCGGTAATTAGTGCGGTAAATATTGTTATAATCTTGTCTATTTTTGTTATTAGCGAAATGATGATTAGTGGGGAAAAGAAAAGTAGAAAAGAGAAATAG
- the flgF gene encoding flagellar basal-body rod protein FlgF, with amino-acid sequence MLRGIYTSASGMIAQMERQDTIANNLANVNTTGFKKDQSVIKQFPELMLYRKDDEKEITNFGETSILTKIGALGTGASLEGVYTEFSQGSLEKTDNNLDFAISGDGLFAVESKGSVKLTRSGDFALSPEGYLITKNGEKVLGSSGSQLGYIKVSNSNFKITKSGILKNAKIEASNISAKNISLDGNSGDSLLLLKVSDNKNLKKIGDNLFDISNVKTITQDNSSKMEQGFIEHSNVSSIKEMVEMIEVSRAYETNQKVLTSQDETLGKVVNEVGKWG; translated from the coding sequence ATGTTAAGAGGAATATATACATCAGCATCAGGAATGATTGCACAAATGGAAAGGCAAGATACAATAGCTAATAATTTAGCAAATGTAAATACTACAGGTTTTAAAAAAGATCAATCAGTTATAAAACAATTTCCAGAGCTTATGTTATACAGAAAAGATGATGAAAAAGAGATAACAAATTTTGGAGAAACTTCAATTTTAACAAAAATAGGTGCACTTGGTACAGGAGCATCATTAGAAGGAGTATACACTGAATTTTCACAAGGAAGTTTAGAGAAAACTGATAATAATTTAGATTTTGCAATTTCGGGAGATGGATTATTTGCAGTGGAATCAAAAGGAAGTGTCAAATTAACAAGAAGCGGTGATTTTGCATTAAGTCCAGAGGGATATTTAATAACTAAAAATGGCGAAAAAGTTTTAGGGAGTTCAGGCAGTCAATTAGGTTATATTAAAGTTTCAAATTCAAATTTTAAAATAACTAAAAGTGGAATTTTGAAAAATGCTAAAATAGAAGCAAGCAATATAAGTGCTAAGAATATAAGTTTAGATGGAAATAGCGGGGATTCATTATTATTATTGAAAGTATCTGATAATAAAAACTTAAAAAAAATAGGGGATAATCTTTTTGATATTTCAAATGTAAAAACAATTACACAAGATAATAGTTCTAAGATGGAGCAAGGATTTATAGAACATTCAAATGTTAGTAGTATAAAAGAGATGGTAGAAATGATAGAGGTTTCAAGAGCTTATGAAACTAATCAAAAGGTGTTGACATCTCAAGATGAAACGTTGGGAAAAGTTGTGAATGAAGTTGGAAAATGGGGGTAG